One window from the genome of Vibrio vulnificus NBRC 15645 = ATCC 27562 encodes:
- the dnaJ gene encoding molecular chaperone DnaJ, translating to MSKRDFYEVLGVSRDASERDIKKAYKRLAMKFHPDRNQGDESAADKFKEVKEAYEILTDPQKKAAYDQYGHAAFEQGGGGFGGGFGGGGGADFGDIFGDVFGDIFGGGRRGGGHARPQRGADLRYNMELSLEEAVRGVSKEIEVPTLVHCDTCEGSGAKKGTSAETCGTCHGHGQVQMRQGFFAVQQTCPTCHGKGKIIKDPCNVCHGQGRKQKTKTLNVKIPAGVDTGDRIRLSGEGEAGERGAPAGDLYVQVHVREHHIFEREGNNLYCEVPVSFAMAALGGEVEVPTLDGRVNLKVPSETQTGRMFRMRGKGVKGVRGGAIGDLIVKLVVETPVNLSSRQKELLKEFEESCCGEAATKHKPKSEGFFNGVKKFFDDLTS from the coding sequence ATGTCAAAACGTGATTTTTACGAAGTATTAGGCGTTAGCCGCGATGCCTCAGAGCGAGACATCAAAAAAGCATATAAGCGCTTGGCTATGAAATTTCACCCAGATCGCAATCAGGGTGACGAGTCTGCTGCGGATAAGTTTAAAGAAGTAAAAGAAGCGTACGAAATTCTGACCGATCCACAGAAAAAAGCGGCTTACGATCAATATGGCCATGCTGCATTTGAACAAGGTGGTGGCGGCTTCGGCGGCGGTTTCGGTGGTGGCGGTGGCGCTGACTTTGGCGACATTTTTGGTGACGTTTTTGGCGATATCTTTGGTGGTGGCCGTCGTGGTGGCGGGCATGCACGTCCACAGCGTGGCGCGGATCTGCGCTACAACATGGAACTGTCGCTAGAAGAGGCCGTTCGTGGTGTCTCGAAGGAAATTGAAGTTCCAACATTGGTTCATTGTGATACTTGTGAAGGCTCGGGCGCGAAGAAAGGCACTTCTGCCGAAACTTGTGGCACCTGTCATGGCCATGGTCAGGTTCAGATGCGCCAAGGTTTCTTCGCTGTGCAGCAAACCTGTCCAACCTGTCACGGCAAAGGCAAGATCATCAAAGACCCATGTAATGTGTGTCATGGTCAAGGCCGTAAGCAGAAAACCAAAACGCTCAATGTTAAGATTCCAGCAGGTGTTGATACCGGTGATCGCATTCGTCTCTCTGGTGAAGGGGAAGCGGGCGAGCGCGGCGCTCCAGCCGGTGATTTGTATGTGCAAGTGCACGTAAGAGAGCACCACATCTTTGAACGTGAAGGCAATAACCTTTACTGTGAAGTGCCAGTCAGTTTTGCTATGGCGGCACTGGGTGGCGAAGTGGAAGTTCCGACACTCGATGGCCGTGTGAACTTGAAAGTGCCATCGGAAACACAAACGGGTCGTATGTTCCGTATGCGCGGTAAAGGTGTGAAAGGCGTTCGCGGCGGCGCAATCGGTGATTTGATTGTGAAACTTGTGGTTGAGACGCCAGTTAACTTGAGTTCACGTCAAAAA